One window from the genome of Verrucomicrobiia bacterium encodes:
- a CDS encoding Gfo/Idh/MocA family oxidoreductase, giving the protein MNASYKKLSRRSFLFTSTAASSFLLLPSHVALGAGESSPNNKLNIAGVGIGGQGGNDIDEMSSENIIALCDVDQDHAAHTFNKYPKAKRYKDFREMLNKEKSIDGVVIGTPDHNHAIVSMAAIKSGKHVYCEKPLTRTVYEARAVAKAAREARVATQMGNQGMAFEGNRLINDWLWDGAIGAVREAHVWSDRPTHRGKMPLWWAQGIERPKDTPPEPESLDWNLWLGPAPYRPYNPAYVPFRWRGWWDFGSGGLGDMGIHNLAPVFSALKLGPPTTIQASSTPVFAESVPVAAMVHYEFPARGELPAVKLHWYDGGLLPERPAELEPNRELDPEDGILFVGDKGKMLVTGWGGEHPRLLPHSLDQSYRRPPKTLPRSIGHYKEWIEACKHGSPTRSNFDFAGPLTEAVLLGSVCIHNGGDKLVWDSADFKITNDPDANKLLHYEYRKGWTL; this is encoded by the coding sequence ATGAATGCCTCGTACAAAAAACTCTCGCGTCGCAGTTTCCTGTTCACATCGACTGCGGCAAGTTCGTTTCTGCTTCTGCCCAGCCACGTGGCGTTGGGCGCTGGTGAAAGCTCTCCGAATAATAAGCTCAACATCGCCGGAGTGGGCATTGGCGGCCAGGGCGGCAACGACATCGACGAAATGAGCAGCGAAAACATCATCGCCTTATGCGACGTGGATCAGGATCACGCGGCGCACACTTTCAACAAGTATCCAAAGGCAAAACGCTACAAAGATTTCAGGGAGATGCTGAATAAGGAGAAATCCATCGACGGTGTGGTCATTGGGACGCCGGACCATAACCATGCCATTGTGTCGATGGCGGCCATTAAAAGCGGCAAGCACGTCTATTGCGAGAAACCCCTCACGCGCACCGTGTATGAGGCGCGAGCAGTGGCCAAAGCGGCGCGCGAGGCCAGGGTAGCAACGCAAATGGGCAATCAAGGCATGGCATTCGAGGGCAATCGCTTGATCAACGACTGGCTTTGGGACGGGGCAATTGGAGCGGTCCGCGAGGCGCATGTGTGGTCCGACCGCCCGACGCATCGAGGAAAAATGCCGCTGTGGTGGGCTCAAGGCATCGAGCGGCCCAAAGACACCCCCCCGGAGCCGGAGTCGCTCGATTGGAATTTATGGCTCGGCCCGGCCCCATACCGGCCTTACAACCCAGCTTATGTGCCGTTTCGATGGCGTGGCTGGTGGGACTTCGGTTCAGGCGGGCTGGGCGATATGGGTATTCACAACTTGGCGCCGGTCTTTTCTGCCCTCAAGCTTGGCCCGCCCACAACCATCCAGGCCAGCTCGACGCCTGTCTTTGCCGAAAGCGTCCCGGTAGCGGCGATGGTCCATTATGAATTCCCGGCGCGCGGCGAACTGCCCGCTGTCAAACTCCATTGGTATGATGGCGGGCTGCTGCCGGAGCGCCCAGCCGAGTTGGAGCCCAATCGCGAACTGGACCCCGAAGACGGCATCCTGTTCGTAGGCGACAAAGGCAAAATGCTCGTCACCGGCTGGGGCGGAGAGCACCCGCGGCTGTTGCCCCATTCGCTGGATCAGAGCTACCGGCGACCGCCCAAAACGCTGCCCCGTTCCATCGGCCATTACAAAGAATGGATCGAGGCCTGCAAGCATGGCTCGCCCACCCGTTCGAACTTCGATTTTGCGGGGCCACTGACTGAAGCGGTCCTGCTTGGCAGCGTCTGCATCCATAACGGGGGCGATAAGCTGGTTTGGGACAGCGCCGATTTCAAAATCACAAATGATCCGGACGCAAACAAGCTCCTCCATTACGAATATCGCAAAGGGTGGACGTTGTGA
- a CDS encoding DNA polymerase III subunit alpha, whose translation MAHAEFVHLHLHTEYSLLDGACRLDRLMDKARELKFPSLAITDHGVLYGAIDFYQAARDKGIKPIIGCEVYVAPGSRLEKKSSSGGRDVYHHLVLLAKDETGYKNLIRLATAAHLEGYYYKPRIDKELLAAHKEGLIALSGCLASEIPEAIQREQLAKARDSIDWFKQTLGPENFYLELQNHGIAEQEKVNRHLIPWAAEFGLKLVATNDVHYVEKSHSHAHDCLICIGTQTLLSDTKRMKYAQEQFYLRSAEEMKTRFAEKPEAVQNTLEVAERCNVEIQFNTLHYPVFDPPPPFTRDSYLRRLCAEGLKKRYGLEARVEGTEFVLERVTEPQRLPPIAGPETAGGPARANGDKGSTAGTAADTEPDGEQATPSSSPNLSESEAAAAAQAVMNRLQTELKVIEKTGFISYFLIVGDFVRYGHQKGVACVARGSAAGSIVTYLLEISNVDPIRYGLLFERFLNPERVNPPDIDIDFADDRRADVIEYVRQKYGREAVAQIVTFGTLGAKSVVRDVGRVMGLSYGECDRLAKMIPFDLKMTLEKALKQSPELKQAYESEEVTRELIDTAMALEDLSRNASVHAAGVVIGDQPLVNLLPLKQDDDGGIVTQYAMGPVGDLGLLKMDFLGLKTLTVIRNTCELVHKTRGIEVPIDHLPLDDAKTYDLLNRANTLGVFQLESGGMRDLCRKFEISSIEHITALIALYRPGPMELIPEFISRRHGEVKIEYAHPLLEPICRETYGIMVYQEQVMQAAQALAGYTLGGADLLRRAMGKKKTEEMAKQREIFVKGAARVNNIPAGKANQIFDLLEKFAGYGFNKSHAAAYAIVAYQTAYLKANYPVEFFCAMMTNDMGDTEKLSQYIAEARAMGIEVLPPDVNESQVHFAPNKPGAQPAPAAANGSNCHPIPEPTGQNASSAMAIRFGLAAIKGIGEVAVESILKARNEGGPFHSLADMCQRVDGRTINRKVLEALIKSGACDGFGKTRAGLFSQIDRTLTRAAGIISDRQRGQSSLFGALENKSSAEPEADTALEEWPEHEMLAQEKELLGFYVTGHPLTPYAAILEKYSLTNTKTLAQLPNRALTRLGGMIAAAQNGVSKKSGKPYSILTLEDLEGSVQILCINENYEKNRELLQVGKAVFVVGEVNIGDERPKLFPQEIMALEDAPRRFTKQVLLRLHTAHFSPSTLEPVRALVEAHPGKCPLYLCFIRPTGQKVIVETHEKFFVAPSRQLQQAANELLGDDAYFAKADPTLPERPPRRWNGNSN comes from the coding sequence ATGGCGCATGCGGAGTTTGTCCACTTACATTTGCACACCGAGTATTCCTTGCTCGATGGGGCCTGTCGGCTGGACCGGCTGATGGACAAGGCGCGCGAGCTGAAATTCCCCTCGCTGGCCATAACGGACCACGGGGTGCTTTACGGCGCCATTGATTTTTACCAGGCGGCTCGCGACAAAGGCATCAAGCCCATAATCGGGTGCGAGGTGTATGTCGCCCCGGGCAGCCGGCTGGAAAAGAAGAGCAGCAGCGGTGGACGGGATGTGTATCATCATTTGGTGCTGCTTGCCAAAGATGAGACCGGCTACAAAAACCTCATTCGGCTCGCCACCGCCGCGCATCTGGAAGGTTACTATTACAAACCCCGAATCGACAAAGAGCTCCTGGCCGCCCATAAGGAAGGGCTCATCGCGCTCTCCGGCTGCCTGGCCAGCGAAATCCCCGAGGCCATCCAAAGAGAGCAACTCGCCAAAGCCCGCGATTCCATCGATTGGTTCAAGCAGACGCTGGGACCTGAAAATTTCTATCTCGAACTGCAAAACCACGGCATTGCCGAGCAGGAAAAAGTTAACCGGCACCTGATCCCCTGGGCCGCGGAATTCGGCCTGAAGCTGGTGGCCACCAATGACGTCCATTACGTCGAGAAAAGCCATTCCCACGCCCACGATTGTTTGATTTGCATCGGCACCCAGACGCTGCTCAGCGACACCAAGCGCATGAAGTACGCCCAGGAACAGTTTTATCTGCGCTCGGCTGAGGAAATGAAGACGCGTTTTGCAGAAAAACCCGAGGCGGTGCAAAACACGCTCGAAGTGGCCGAACGCTGCAATGTCGAAATCCAATTCAACACGCTCCATTACCCGGTGTTCGATCCGCCCCCGCCCTTCACGCGCGACAGCTACCTGCGCCGCCTTTGCGCCGAAGGTTTGAAGAAGCGTTACGGATTGGAAGCGCGAGTCGAGGGAACGGAATTTGTTCTCGAGCGCGTTACTGAACCCCAGCGGCTGCCGCCAATCGCCGGGCCGGAAACGGCAGGCGGACCGGCGCGCGCCAATGGAGACAAGGGTTCAACTGCGGGGACTGCCGCGGACACTGAACCAGATGGGGAGCAGGCCACCCCGTCCAGCTCCCCCAACCTTTCAGAATCTGAAGCGGCCGCGGCGGCCCAGGCGGTCATGAATCGGCTTCAAACCGAACTCAAGGTCATCGAAAAGACCGGGTTTATCAGTTACTTCCTGATCGTCGGCGACTTCGTCCGTTACGGCCACCAGAAGGGCGTTGCTTGCGTTGCGCGCGGTTCGGCCGCCGGTTCGATTGTGACGTACCTGCTGGAAATCTCCAATGTCGATCCCATCCGGTATGGGCTCCTGTTCGAGCGTTTTTTGAATCCCGAACGCGTGAACCCGCCGGACATCGACATCGATTTCGCCGATGACCGCCGCGCGGATGTTATCGAGTACGTCCGGCAGAAATATGGGCGGGAGGCCGTCGCGCAGATCGTCACCTTCGGCACGCTGGGCGCCAAGTCTGTGGTGCGCGATGTTGGGCGTGTCATGGGTTTGAGCTATGGCGAGTGCGACCGCCTGGCGAAGATGATCCCGTTCGACTTGAAAATGACTCTGGAAAAGGCGCTCAAGCAATCACCGGAGCTGAAACAGGCCTATGAGAGCGAGGAAGTCACGCGCGAATTGATCGACACGGCCATGGCGCTCGAAGACCTCTCGCGCAACGCCAGCGTCCATGCCGCCGGGGTGGTTATTGGCGATCAACCCCTGGTCAACTTGCTCCCACTCAAGCAGGATGACGACGGCGGCATTGTCACCCAGTACGCCATGGGGCCCGTTGGCGACCTCGGCCTGTTGAAGATGGACTTTTTGGGACTCAAGACATTGACCGTCATCCGCAACACCTGCGAGTTGGTCCACAAGACCAGGGGTATCGAGGTTCCTATCGATCATTTGCCGTTGGATGATGCCAAGACCTACGACCTGCTCAATAGAGCCAATACATTGGGGGTGTTCCAACTGGAATCCGGCGGCATGCGGGATTTGTGCCGCAAGTTCGAAATTAGCTCGATCGAACACATCACGGCGCTCATCGCGTTGTATCGGCCAGGGCCGATGGAGCTGATTCCCGAGTTCATCAGCCGGCGCCACGGCGAAGTGAAGATTGAATACGCGCACCCGTTGTTGGAACCCATTTGCCGTGAGACCTACGGCATCATGGTGTACCAGGAGCAGGTCATGCAGGCGGCCCAGGCCCTTGCCGGCTACACCCTCGGCGGCGCCGACCTCCTACGCCGCGCCATGGGCAAAAAGAAGACCGAGGAAATGGCCAAACAGCGCGAGATTTTTGTTAAAGGCGCCGCGCGCGTGAACAACATCCCGGCTGGCAAGGCCAACCAGATTTTTGATTTGCTCGAAAAATTCGCGGGCTACGGCTTCAACAAATCGCACGCCGCCGCCTACGCAATCGTCGCCTATCAAACCGCGTATCTCAAAGCCAATTACCCGGTCGAGTTCTTCTGCGCGATGATGACCAACGACATGGGGGACACCGAGAAGCTCAGCCAATATATCGCCGAGGCGCGGGCGATGGGCATCGAGGTGCTGCCGCCCGATGTCAATGAAAGCCAGGTGCATTTCGCGCCAAACAAGCCGGGGGCACAGCCGGCGCCGGCGGCTGCCAACGGCTCGAACTGCCATCCCATCCCGGAACCGACAGGGCAAAACGCCTCCTCTGCCATGGCGATTCGCTTCGGACTGGCTGCCATTAAAGGAATCGGCGAAGTCGCAGTCGAATCCATCCTCAAGGCGCGCAACGAGGGCGGCCCCTTCCATTCGCTGGCGGACATGTGCCAGCGCGTCGATGGCCGCACGATTAATCGCAAGGTCCTAGAAGCCCTCATCAAATCCGGCGCCTGCGATGGCTTCGGCAAAACCCGGGCCGGATTGTTTTCGCAGATTGACAGAACACTGACCCGCGCGGCGGGCATCATCTCCGACCGCCAACGGGGCCAGAGCTCGCTGTTTGGCGCGCTGGAAAACAAATCCTCCGCGGAGCCGGAAGCCGACACCGCACTCGAGGAATGGCCGGAGCACGAAATGCTGGCGCAGGAAAAGGAATTGCTGGGTTTTTATGTGACCGGCCACCCGCTCACGCCTTACGCGGCTATACTCGAGAAATATTCCCTAACCAACACCAAAACCCTCGCGCAATTACCCAACCGCGCGCTGACCCGGCTCGGGGGAATGATTGCGGCGGCGCAGAACGGTGTGTCGAAAAAATCCGGCAAACCTTACTCGATATTGACCCTCGAAGACCTTGAAGGTTCGGTGCAAATCCTGTGCATCAACGAAAACTACGAGAAGAACAGGGAGCTGCTCCAGGTTGGCAAAGCCGTTTTCGTTGTCGGCGAGGTCAACATCGGCGATGAGCGGCCCAAGCTTTTTCCGCAGGAAATCATGGCGCTGGAAGACGCCCCGCGGCGATTTACCAAACAAGTCCTCCTGCGGCTTCACACGGCTCATTTCAGCCCGTCAACCCTTGAGCCGGTGCGCGCGCTGGTTGAGGCCCATCCGGGCAAATGCCCCTTATATCTTTGTTTTATCCGTCCCACGGGGCAGAAGGTCATTGTCGAGACGCACGAAAAGTTCTTCGTAGCGCCCTCGCGCCAATTGCAACAAGCCGCCAATGAACTCCTGGGTGATGACGCCTATTTTGCAAAGGCCGACCCGACCTTGCCCGAACGCCCCCCTCGCCGTTGGAACGGAAACTCGAATTAG